The Alosa sapidissima isolate fAloSap1 chromosome 8, fAloSap1.pri, whole genome shotgun sequence genome segment atgtatgtatgtatgtatggatgtatgGACTGGCCTGTTCTTGGATGACTGATGCTCTATGAAATCGAATACACACGCAGCCTGAAAGGCATTGAAGGCCTCGTGCTCTGTGCAGATGTTTTCCTTGTCCTCACTCAGACAGTATGCAGTATTCATCTCTGGCAGCCCCGCATGCCATTTGCTAACCCAGCCCAAGATGTGCAGTACTTTCAGCATTCAAGGCTTTTCAGCAACCCTACAGTTGCACATAGCAACCCTACAGTTGCACATAGCAAGCCTACAGTTGCACATAGCAACCCTACAGTTACAGATCTGCAGCTCAGTCAGCTCAAGCAAGGGGCTTCTGCGGCTGAAGGACGTTAAACTGAAAAAAGTACATCACAGGTATGTCTTcctgttttttattttccactctTGACTGAATTAATCCctggtacatacatacatactgcatatgtttatgtatgtatgtatgtatgtatgtatgtatgtatgtatatatatgtatgtatgtatgtatatatgtatgtatgtatgtatatgtatgtatgtatatgtttatgtatatatgtatgtatggagCATTTAGTATGCTGTAGGTGCTATGTATAGTATATATGTAGATATTTTCTTGTGGATgtaattatgtttatgtttgtatgtataatAATGCATTTAGTATAAACAATATTGTTTAGTATGGCACGTGTTAGAATGAAGTATAATATATAGTAGGTTTTGTCCTAGTAGGAGAGACAGAGGTGAGGGATTACTGTAAGGCATCCAGACACAGCTCAGCTCCTCAGGTTCCATTTCCTGTTGGGCTGTTAGCAGGCAGAGcgtccccccccccttctcctcctcctccccctcctcctccttagtGCCTCTGTGACATTAAGACTTGCTGAGTGAGCACACTGCAATATGCCCTCAGGATTGCTGGGGAAACAGGCTCGCTAATGATTCCTGGTGTGCGGATCTCTCGGAGCGAAGCCTTCTGCGGTCAGACCAAGCCAGGCCAGCCCGGTCCACTAGGAGTCAGGGTTAACGGGCGTCTTCGATTCCGGTCGACCCTCGGGGGTCCAACCCCAGCCATCACCTGCCACAGCTGTTTCCCTGCTGCCTAGACGACGGGGTCCTCGTGTCCCGCTTCTGTTGCCATGGCGGGGGATTGTGAGGTCACAGTGATACACACAGTGTTcggacggagggagagaggagagtgactAGACTCAGCAGGTCAGAGCGCCCAGGGATCCCCAGCATCAAGCCCACTTTTAATCTGAGCATCGTCAGACGGACATCACTGCAGCACGCCCCTCGCACGTGGAGCTTGAGCATCGTCAGACGGACATCACTGGAGCACGCCCCTCGCACGTGGAGCTTGAGCATCGTCAGACGGACATCACTGGAGCACGTCCCTCGCACGTGGAGCTTGAGCATCGTCAGACGGACATCACTGAAGCACGCCCCTCGCACGTGGAGCTTGAGCATCGTCAGACGGACATCACTGGAGCACGTCCCTCGCACGTGGAGCGGACATCACTGGAGCACGCCCCACGCACGTGGAGCGGACATCACTGGAGCACGTCCCTCGCACGTGGAGCTTGAGCATCGTCAGACGGACATCACTGGAGCACGCCCCTCGCACTTGGAGCGGACATCACTGGAGCACGTCCCTCGCACGTGGAGCTTGAGCATCGTCAGACGGACATCACTGGAGCACGTCCCTCGCACATGGAGCTTGAGCATCGTCAGACGGACATCACTGAAGCACGTCCCTCGCACGTGGAGCTTGAGCATCGTCAGACGGACATCACTGGAGCACGTCCCTCGCACGTGGAGCGGACATCACTGGAGCACGTCCCTCGCACGTGGAGCGGACATCACTGGAGCACGTCCCTCGCACGTGTAGCGGACATCACTGGAGCACGTCCCTCGCACGTGGAGCGGACATCACTGGAGCACGCCCCTCGCACGTGGAGGTTCATCAGGTCCATGCTCCAGCTGAGCTCTAGAAGGACCATGGAACATGAACTGGTATGAAAGGGACTGAGTGCTTTTCAAGATCACAGATACAAAGTGATCATGTAATAATTTTTAAGCCGTTTAAATATTGATTTTTCTGAAATGCGAAGGAATACCATGCTCTCTTGAGGTGACCTAAAACAAATCTCTTCTTTATTACCATGACAGTTCAGATACAACAGCTAATCAAGCGTAACATTTGAAACCACCATTATCTTGGCTAAgagccacagacacagacttgtGAAGTCAGTTTAAAATATGATCAATGTGTACATGACTTCTATAAGTACATTATTGGATACATTCTCTTGTGATACATACATGTCCTGCTAGCCAGAAGTATATGAAATAGATCATCTCTGTATCCAATCTAACTCTACTGTAGTTTCACATACAGATACAAAAAATGAAGCGACACCAGTATAGACCAAATGTAGGCAAAAAgtcaaaaagagagaaatgtcGAGCACATTTCCTAACTAATCTCCCTTTATCTAACAGTGTAGTAACTTTGCAAAATACATCCATAGTAGTGAGCACGCTAGGAAGTAGAAAAGGCTCATGCAGACGCCTCAGAGTGCTACAACCACGACACAGAATCTTACACTGGGGGCTCCAACAGTCATCGCCGTCGTGTCTTTAGTATCTCACAATGTTATTTGTGTTCAAATCAAAGGATGCTATTGGATTCGTTAATGCTGTGTATTACCTTTTTGCTTTTAAATACTTTCTCTAAGGGTCTTCGTTTACAAACAAACTAAGCTGTACATGTTCGGCAGGAGATCAAAACAAATGAAcaagtaaataaacaaacaaaaacaggtcTGTCTGAGATGGCACACATTTCTGTTACCATCTCAAAGTGGGTCCGCAGTCAGCTTTTGTGTTGTTCCAGAACACCCAGATAGCAGCTGACTGTGCAGAGGATCTGGCTAGACGTGGTCCAGATGTGGCTCAGACGTGGCCCCGATCTTGCCCAGCAGTCAGCTGCTATCTGGGTGGAAGCGTGACCTATTTGGCAACTGTGTGTTAGCATTCTCAGTGTGGCTTTTCTTTCTCTACTAGGCTGCGTACcttattacatttttaatgacGACTCCCAGCAAGACCCCTACTCCCAACCCCCACCCTCTTaacatctaccccccccccccccccccccccccaacacacacacacacacactgctcccccAGAGAAGGCCACTGAGGAGCAGCATGCGGAACTGTCTAAAGCTCCTCGGAGCGGATGACGTGGAACAGGGTGACGTTGTAGAGCACCTGGTGCCCGTTGTTCCAGGCGTAGAGCGCCCGGTCCCTGGGGTTGTAGTCCAGCATGGAGATGTGCGAGTACTTGTTCTGGAAGGGGATGTCGATGTACTCGTAGGTGGAGGAGTTGGTGTGGAAGGCGTAGTAGACCTTGGTGCCGCCCGAGTAGCCGTTGGTGACGTAGAGCGTGCCACAGATCATGAAGGCCTCTCCGGCGCTGCGCTTCGGGTGATTGGTCGTCCAGCTCTTGATGACCTGCAGCGTGTTGGGGTTCAGCTTGCTGATGACGATGTTCCCCGCGTTCTGATTGGTCGCGTAGACGGCCCACAGCCCTCCCTCGTCCACCATCAGGTCGATGTCGGAGTGGCCTCCCCAGGAGTAGTGGTACCTGTGGGGATGTTTTGATTTCGCTTTCATCAATATttgttgatttttttaaatgccagaaatcaaacaaacaaacaagtcaaCGAGGCATATTTGTGACAGAAATCGATGGCAGCCTATTTCTTCCCCTTCCCTCCCTGTCAACACATCCACTGATCTACTCAAGCGCACAGTTTCAGCCCAAGCAGCTTCAGGTAGTGGGGAAAACAAACATGTTATCTGTCTATGGCTACGGCAGCGCCCTCTACACATGCAtaacacgtacacgtacaccaTGCATAACACTTCCAGCCATTGATTAACCTCTAAAAAACTCATCTTAGTTCCGGAAAGATACCCGGGAAGGTAATAGCCCCCCTCCCGATGCCCCGGGGAGGTAATAGCCCCCACTCCCAACGCTGCGCACAACTCCACCTGCTGGACCACTCAGTTTGACAACATTATCAAATGGCTAACCAATTAACATATTAGCTTGCTTATCTTGTCAATCTAAATTAGCAGATGTGTCCTTAGGAAAACTATTTTTCCagaaattaaatgaaaactcCATCCCACAGATCGGCCACGAGTGGATTCCGTCTACTGTAACGCAGCAATGGGGTGTTCTCATTCATCATACAGTATGCATTCATCAACACATGCAGTatcctccagaattattggcacctctgctaaagttgactaaaaagaggaatataaaatcatcttttggaaattgatcttaatgccttaataaaaaaatgaggacaccaattttctttgtgaatgaataatgtatcataaataaataaatgttttcccttaaaatacagggttcataagtattggcacccctatgttaaattcccatagaggcaggcagattttttatttttaaaggccagttatttcatggatccaggatactattcatcctgataaagttcccttggcctttggaattaaaataaccccacatcatcacataccctttaccatacctagagattgccATGGTTTTAGTTCTgttattagctggtttgattttgCATTGAACTCAATGAGCATAAAAAtacaactttagcagaggtgccaataattctggagggtactgtagcaCCTCTCAGCCAGAAATACTGTTTACTGCTTATTCTGTGCATGAAATGTACTTcatattaaattaaaaaatgttaaaaaggtgCCCGAGTGAGTCTTTAACAAGCATAAGtaattaaggcgagacactacaggtgaatagggtaaaattttaaaataatagacatcaccatgaaacttcctcagttgattacttacacaagtatgaacaaaaaatgtattacaagtttttgaaatttgaatgtctaattatgcaaattaggcattatctcattaaatatgcgcACATTTGCATATATTTTCGGTAGATAGATCTGAACATATGATGAAGCCAGgtgcaaaattattttttcattttgtttgcatacaagataaaaataaaattacagagggatttcaggatatctgctttcattacctaggaaatcagaatatactgtccatagccttaaaaaatcgatttttgccatatatttttgaataaaatgtcacataaatcaggccaggaatgatttattaacaaatccctctgtaaatatcttcagagcactgctaagtgtatatctggaaagtttggtgtacataggtgctacataggctgagatgtatctactggaaaatgagaaaaactcaatttgagaaaacagccttggaacacagacaagagattccgttctcagcctagactcacctttgaactttcgcgattggttgcggttacaaaggaagtgtccatatttggatagcacaacgtcatgcaggaaaaacagagctttccaacggtacttcacatgttatgttttgtagcacggtcgcggtagagcatgaaacgttagaagactaacttttggtgaatttaggagaaatatacaggcgcgagtagacaaaatgtaatgaaataaacacctaaatgtgtaaatcgggctttgttgttgtagtagtgtgaaagaatacatgctaaggtagcaaattagcccaaaatctcgaaattgaccagtgcatgaaaaaacgatgttttcacctgccgtgtctcgccttaataaGAATGATGCATCTGTCTAGTTCTACAGGCCTAGGATTAGGATTTAGAATCACTATAGGTAATATGTATATGCATAACATTATAAAATGTATTGAACGCATATGTATTATGCAATGCATTTCCTGATATGTTTCATTATTTGTGTGTCTTCAATCATATAATAGGCATAGTTGACATTTGCATTGAACATTTATACTGTatttattctttactttttatcCAACCCGAATATAATATGCAGATACATTCATATTAGCAAGAGTTCCCTCGGGGGCATAGCCATAGTGACCTTGGGGCTGCCCTGACCTGGCCCTAGCAGTCCAAGCTACTGACCTTGCGGCTGCCTTCACCCTGCCCTAGCAGTCCAAGCTACTGACCTTGGGGCTGCCTTCACCCTGCCCTAGCAGTGACCTTTGGGTTGCCTTCACCTGGCCCTAGCAGTGACCTTGGGGCTGCCTTCACCTGGCCCTAGCAGTGACCTTGGGGCTGCCTTCACCCTGCCCTAGCAGTGACCTTGCGGCTGCCTTCACCTGGCCCTAGCAGTCCAAGATACTGACCTTGCGGCTGCCTTCACCCTGCCCTAGCAGTCCAAGCTACTGACCTTGCGGCTGCCTTCACCTGGCCCTAGCAGTCCAAGATACTGACCTTGGGGCTGCCTTCACCCTGCCCTAGCAGTGACCTTGCGGCTGCCTTCACCTGGCTCTAGCAGTCCAAGCTACTGACCTTGGGGCTGCCTTCACCTTCACCTGGCCCTAGCACTGACCTTGGGGCTGCCTTCACCTTCACCTGGCCCTAGCACTGACCTTGGGGCTGCCTTCACCCTGCCCTGGCAGTGACCTTGGGGCTGCCTTCACCTTCACCCTGCCCTAGCAGTGACCTTGGGGCTGCCTTGAGGAGGACCTGGTGCCTGGGGAAGCTACGCAGTGGGGGGTCTGTACCTGTTGTTGAAGCCGGCGTAGTCCAGCTGGCTGGTCTTGCTGATGGAGGCGGTCTTGAAGTCGAACTTGATGATGGTGTGGCTCTGGAACTTGTTGAAGTAGATGGAGCCGTTGTAGACCACCTGGCCCGTGCCGGACCACGGGTGGGGCAGGCGGTGCGACGTGAAGTTGTCTGAGTTCATGAAGTCCTCGATGGACTTGTACTCGCGCACGAAGCGGTTGTTGTGGTAGCCGTCCATGTACCACACCTACAgtcagacaacacaaacaacatcaGCCTATGTAATATTGATATTTTTTATAGTTAGGCAAATAATTTGCCTAAGGGTGTATTGCGTTTACGCTAAGAGATCCTATTTGGCAAGCTGAATGTTCAACATTTAACATTTTCAAAAACATGGAATGCAATATTGAATGCTTTTCATTCCCAAGACCTAATCCCATGATGCAGTGTGTTTTTGGCTAGTATTGATTCTTTAATAGACTTGTTTTCTTGCTGATAAAGCACTGGAGCTGCCTCCTGGGGGTCTTGCTTTGATCACATCAATCATTTCGACCAATCAGATCCATAGACAAGACTCCTCCCCCCAGGGTCCTCCAACTCTCTCAGGCCAACTCTCACACTGCGTtagtatctctccatctctccatctctctctctctctctctcaggccaaCTGGGTTTGATCTCTCACACTGCGTTagtatctctctccatctctctctctctccatctctccatctctccctctctctccatctctccctctctctccatctctccctctctctctctctctctccctctctctctctctctccctctctctccatctctctctctctctctctctctccatctctctctctctccatctctctcaggcCAACTGGGTTTGATCTCTCACACTGCGTTAgtatctctcctccctccctttctctctctctctctctctctctctctctctctctctctccatctctccctccctccctccctctctctctctctctctctccatctctccatccctccctccctctctccctctctctctccatctctccatccctctctctctctccctctccatctcacacatgtacacacacacacacacacatgtacacacacacacacacacacatgtatacacacacacacatgtacacacacatgtacacacacatgtacacacacatgtacacacacacacacatacatgtacacacacacacacacacacacacacatacatgtacacatacacacacacacacacacatgtacacacacacacacacacacacatgtacacacacacacatgtacacacacacacacacatgtacacacacacacacacacacatgtacacacacacacatgtacacacacacatgtacacacacacacacacacacatgtacacacacacacacacatgtacacacacacacatgtacacacacacacacaaacacacacacacacatgtacaaacacacacacacacatgtacacacacacacacatgtacacacacacacacacacacacacatgtacacacacacacacacacacacacatgtacacacacacacacacacatgtacacacacacacacacacacatgtacacacacacacacacacacacacacacacacacacacacatgtacacacacacacacacatgtacacacacacacacacacacacacacgtacacacacacacacacacacacgtacacacacacacacacacacacatgtacacacacacacacacacatgtacacacacacacatgtacacacaaacacacacacacacatgtacacacacacacacacacacacacatgtacacacacacacacacatgtacacacacacacacacacacacacacacatgtacacacacacacacacacacatgtacacacacacacacacacatgtacacacacacacacacacacgtacacacacacacacatgtacacatgtacacacacacacatgtacacacacacacacacacacacatgtacacacacacacacacacacacatgtacacacacacacacacacatgtacacacacacacatgtacatgtacacacacacacacaaacacacacacacacacacacacatgtacacacacacacacacatgtacacacacacacacacacacacacacatgtacacacacacacacatgtacacacacacacacacacacacacacacacacatgtacacacacacacacacacacacacacacacacacatgtacacacacacacacacacatgtacacacacacacacacacacacacacacacacacacacacacacgtacacacacacacacacacacacacacacatacatgtacacacacacacacacacacacacacagacacatacatgtacacacacacacacacacacacacacacacacacacagacacatacacacacacacatgtacacacacacacacacacacacacacacacacacacacacatatgcacacacacacacacacacacatgtacacacacacacatgtacacacacacacacacacacacacaaacacaaacacacacacacacacatgtacacacacacgcacacacaaacgcacacacacacacacacataaacatacacacacgcacacgcacacacacacacacacacacacacatacacacagacaaaaacacgcacatgcacgcatacgcacactcatactcacacatagacacacacacacacgcacagacacccACCCCCtggccccccccacacacacacacccgaccccccacacctacacacacacagacgcacccaccccccccccccccacacacacacacacacacacacacacacacacatacagacagaataACTCTCCAGGTCACAGTGCATGTTCTACAGTGCTTTTAAACTTcacttctctttctgtctacAGAAAAGCACAAGGTCATTTAGACGATGGctctcagaaagagagaggcttaGGCAGAGGTTAAACGTGTCTACTCACTCTCAGTTTGTCCCCACAGGTTTCTAAAAGGTTTAAATTGGAGTAAACTGGAGTTAAGAGCCTAAGAGTCCTCTCATAAATCTATGTTACCATACAGGAAACAGCTTCCTAAATGGACTAAGCTCTGAGAAAGCAACAGTATACCGACACAAAATGGTGCTTTAGAAATACGGCTCTGTGCAGGTTCTATGTACCGTATGCTCTAAACTACAGACTCTGGGCTGGGTCTATTTAATATATGTTCTAAACTACAGACTCTGGGCTGGGTCTATTTAATATATGTTCTAAAATAcgactgtgctgtgctggttcTATGTACCGTGTGTTCTATGTGCTGTGCTGGTTCTATGTACCGTGTGTTCTATGTGGTGGATAAGAGCGCAGAACGTACCCGCGTGTCTCCGTCAGAGGCGACTGGGTCGGTCATCCATGAACCGTAGCGGGATCCGGATGTCTTTATGGTGAT includes the following:
- the LOC121714721 gene encoding uncharacterized protein LOC121714721, translating into MVLLSEGCHFSGEWGPSFQKVPSGCNTIAMIRNTVPMIRNTVPMHRQTDITAARPSHVELEHRQTDITGARPSHVELEHRQTDITGARPSHVELEHRQTDITGARPTHVERTSLEHVPRTWSLSIVRRTSLEHVPRTWSLSITGARPSHVERTSLEHVPRTWSGHHWSTSLARVADITGARPSHVERTSLEHAPRTWRFIRSMLQLSSRRTMEHELV
- the LOC121715531 gene encoding noelin-like isoform X1; the protein is MSVPLLKIGVVLSTMAMITNWMSQTLPSIVGLNATALNVAPPGVPDRSTGVLPANPEDSWQVYSSAQDSEGRCVCTVVAPQQTMCSRDARTKQLRQLLEKVQNMTQSIQSLDQRTQKDLQYVQRMEVQLRGLETKFRQVEENHKQNTAKQYKAIKARMEELRPMIPVLEEYKADAKMVMQFKEEVRNLSAELSELQEEMGTYDYDELHSRVANLEERLRACMQKLACGKLTGISDPITIKTSGSRYGSWMTDPVASDGDTRVWYMDGYHNNRFVREYKSIEDFMNSDNFTSHRLPHPWSGTGQVVYNGSIYFNKFQSHTIIKFDFKTASISKTSQLDYAGFNNRYHYSWGGHSDIDLMVDEGGLWAVYATNQNAGNIVISKLNPNTLQVIKSWTTNHPKRSAGEAFMICGTLYVTNGYSGGTKVYYAFHTNSSTYEYIDIPFQNKYSHISMLDYNPRDRALYAWNNGHQVLYNVTLFHVIRSEEL
- the LOC121715531 gene encoding noelin-like isoform X3; translated protein: MTQSIQSLDQRTQKDLQYVQRMEVQLRGLETKFRQVEENHKQNTAKQYKAIKARMEELRPMIPVLEEYKADAKMVMQFKEEVRNLSAELSELQEEMGTYDYDELHSRVANLEERLRACMQKLACGKLTGISDPITIKTSGSRYGSWMTDPVASDGDTRVWYMDGYHNNRFVREYKSIEDFMNSDNFTSHRLPHPWSGTGQVVYNGSIYFNKFQSHTIIKFDFKTASISKTSQLDYAGFNNRYHYSWGGHSDIDLMVDEGGLWAVYATNQNAGNIVISKLNPNTLQVIKSWTTNHPKRSAGEAFMICGTLYVTNGYSGGTKVYYAFHTNSSTYEYIDIPFQNKYSHISMLDYNPRDRALYAWNNGHQVLYNVTLFHVIRSEEL
- the LOC121715531 gene encoding noelin-like isoform X2, producing MQPAEKLLSLTLLVLMGSELTQVLPANPEDSWQVYSSAQDSEGRCVCTVVAPQQTMCSRDARTKQLRQLLEKVQNMTQSIQSLDQRTQKDLQYVQRMEVQLRGLETKFRQVEENHKQNTAKQYKAIKARMEELRPMIPVLEEYKADAKMVMQFKEEVRNLSAELSELQEEMGTYDYDELHSRVANLEERLRACMQKLACGKLTGISDPITIKTSGSRYGSWMTDPVASDGDTRVWYMDGYHNNRFVREYKSIEDFMNSDNFTSHRLPHPWSGTGQVVYNGSIYFNKFQSHTIIKFDFKTASISKTSQLDYAGFNNRYHYSWGGHSDIDLMVDEGGLWAVYATNQNAGNIVISKLNPNTLQVIKSWTTNHPKRSAGEAFMICGTLYVTNGYSGGTKVYYAFHTNSSTYEYIDIPFQNKYSHISMLDYNPRDRALYAWNNGHQVLYNVTLFHVIRSEEL